GTTTGCTGGAAGAAGAAAAACAAAAACCACAGAACGAACGTTCGGAAATGGACCTGGTACAAAAACTGAATTTCTGTCTCGAAAACAATTTCGAACGACTCACCTACACCGAGGCGATTCAGATTTTGATGGATAGTCCGAATAACAAAAAGAAAAAATTCCAGTATCCCGTAAGCGGATGGGGAACCGATTTGCAGAGTGAACACGAACGTTACCTGGTAGAAAAACATTTTAAAAAACCGGTTATACTCACCGATTATCCCAAACACATCAAGGCCTTTTATATGCGCATGAATGAGGATGGAAAAACGGTTCGTGCCATGGATATTTTATTCCCGGGTATTGGAGAAATTGTTGGTGGATCACAACGTGAAGAGCGTCTTTCTATACTGGAAGAACGCATGAAAGAAATGCATATTCCCACCGAAGAAATGTATTGGTACCTCGATACCCGCCGGTTCGGAACTGTTCCGCATGCAGGATTTGGATTGGGATTTGAACGTTTGGTATTGTTTGTAACGGGAATGACGAATATTCGCGATGTAATACCTTTTCCCCGTACACCCAAGAACTGCGAGTTTTAATCTTAAATTTTCTACTGATGATTTTCATCTTTCTTATGGGATGAATTCATTATATTTACATCATGCTCAAGCAGTCCTTACAACAAAAACTCCTACAAAAGCTATCTCCGCAACAGATTCAGCTCATGAAATTGTTGCAGGTACCAACCGCTGAGCTGGAGCAACGGATTAAGGAAGAAGTCGAAATCAATCCCGCTCTGGAAGAAGGGGCATCGGATGATGAGAAGGAGCGTGATGATGATTTTTCTGAAAACGATGAATACGGTGATGATGATGAAAGCAGAAATGATTTCGACATCAACGATTATCTCGACGACGATATGCCCTCGTATAAAACACAGGCCAACAATCGCGGTGCGGATGACGATGACGATAAGTTCATGCCCATTTCATCCGGAGATTCCTTTCAGGAAGTATTGATCAGCCAGGTAAGCTTGCGTCTGCTTAACGAAAAGCAAAAACAAATTGCGACTTATATTATTGGTAATCTCGACGACTCCGGTTATTTGCGTCGCGAAACCGAAAACATTGTGGATGATTTAGCCTTTTCCTTAAATATTTCCTCCACACAAGAAGAAGTAGAAAAAATATTAGCCGTAATTCAGGAATTAGATCCTCCGGGTATTGGAGCACGCACATTGCAGGAATGTTTATTGTTGCAATTGCACAGAAAGGAAATCGACAGTCTCGCCGTTGAAAATGCCATTGATATTTTACACGAATGTTTCGATGAATTTACGCGCAAGCATTACGATAAGATTCAGAAAAAACTGAATCTCGATGACGAACAACTGAAAGCCGCCATTGATGAAATCATTCACCTGAATCCGAAACCTGGAAATTCCGCCAAAGATTCTTCAAAAGGAAATGTACAAGCCATCATTCCCGATTTTCTTTTGAATGAAGAAAACGGAAAACTTGAACTGACATTAAACTCGCGCAATGCTCCGCAACTTCGCATATCGAAAGATTACGAAGAAATGCTGCGTGCCTATGCCGAAAATAAAAACGATAAAAAGAATAAAGACGCCGTTCAATTTGTACGCCAACGCATCGACGCCGCCAAATGGTTTATCGATGCGATTCGTCAACGCCAGCAAACCCTGTTAATGGTCATGAATGCCATTATGGAATACCAGAAAGAATATTTTCTGAGTGGCGACGAAACACAATTGCGTCCCATGATTCTGAAAGACATTGCCGATATGGTGGGCATGGATATTTCTACGGTATCACGTGTGGCCAACAGTAAATATGTGCAAACGCATTTTGGTACTTTTCTTTTAAAAACATTCTTCAGCGAATCCCTGAGCACCGATTCCGGTGAAGAGGTTTCGACCCGTGAAGTGAAAAAAATTCTGGAAGAAAGCATCGGTGGAGAAAACAAAAGAAAACCACTTACCGACGATGAACTGGCGGCCTTACTCAAAGAAAAAGGATACAACATTGCACGCAGAACAGTGGCTAAATACAGAGAGCAATTGAATATTCCCGTTGCACGACTAAGGAAAGAACTATAACCATGTCGCGCCCCTACGCTCTTGCCATTTCTATTTTATTTCATCCGGTGTTTATGCCGATTATTGCATTGTTTCTGATTTTTACTTCAGATTCCTACCTCAGCAATAACACCTCCGATGAAGCAAAAAACATTTTATATCTCTTTGTTTTTATTCTCACCATTGTGATGCCGGGATTAAGCACTTTTATTTTGGTGAGAAATAAAATGGTATCGCACATTACGCTGCCGCTGCAAAAAGACAGAACCGCTCCTTATGCGATTACTATTTTTTATTATATTCTTCTCTATTACCTATTGCGAAAAATTCCCAATATTCCCGGTCCCATGCTCAGCGTGGTGTTGGGATCCATTGCAATGTTGCTGATTATTTTGGTAATTAATCCGCGTTTTCAAATCAGCGCACACATGGCCGGCATAGCGGGATTGTGCGGAATTTACATCGGACTCTCCACCTCAGATATAATACTCGGCGATCTGTTCATCACCTGCCTTTTAATTATTGCTGCAGGATTTGTAGGAACAGCACGATTAAGCTTAGGCGCGCATCGTCCCTCCGAAATATATTCCGGCGCTCTCCTCGGATTTCTCTGCGAGTACCTGGTGATTCGGTATCACCTGTTTTTATAAAATCATTCCAGCAAGACAAAGGCGGACCAGTAATACGGATCGTATTTTAAACGCATTTTCTTTTGGGTGACATCAAATGCTTTCCGGATATCGTTAGAACGGATTAACTGCGTGTAGAACTCCGACATAAATTCTGCAGTTTCTTTATCGGGCACCTGCCATAAACTCATCAATAAAAATTGCGCTCCGGCCATTTTAAAGGCGCGTTGCAAACCAAAAACACCTTCGCTGGTCTTTATGTCGCCCAGCGCTGTTTCGCAGGCAGAAAGCACCACTAATTTGGTTTTACGTAAATCGAGATTAGAAACTTCGAGCGCGGTTAAAACTCCATCCTCACCTTCGGCGAATGGATCTCTGCTCCACACATCATTTGCTCCGGCCAAAACAATTCCGCTGCGCATTAAGGGATTTTTATTGCTCACAAAACTTAATCCGGCGTAAGAAGATTGTCCACGAAAAACAATGGTTGAATCGATTTCAATCGCGCTTTCAATCACCTCTTTTTTTACAAGATCCGGATCGGGATAGAAAAATCCGTGAGTAGAAATATGAATAAATGAAGAATTGGAAATATTTAACTTCAGGTTTTCTTCCGTTGCTTCTTTCGAGGAAAAATAGAGATAATTGCGTTTGTTCTTTTTTAATACAGCAGCAATATCCGCTGTTTCTTTTTGCGTGCCCGGAAGATATTTCCAGATTTCATGCTCTTTATCGTTGGCATTAAACTCTACCCCTCCTACAATAAACATACTTTCATGCTGATCATATTCAGGTAGTGTGCGGTTCACCAATTTTCCGGAACTGCTCAATTGATGCATTTGATAGAGGTCGCACAAATACACGTTTTGCGATTGAGCAATGGATGAAAACGAAACCTTATGCAATAATCCGCTGGGCGAATAATAAATCTTTTTAACCCCCTTTAACGATTTCTCCAATGGTCGCCAGATTTTATCATACAACTCCGTTTTCGTTTCATTTCGTTTTCCGTAAACGGAATTGACGTAGTTTAAATTGTTTCCGGGATATACCCCAAGAATGGACTTTAAATCATCTTCTGTACATAATGAAATTAACTCCGGATGAATGCTCTCGGGACGAATCAGCAAGGCCACATAAATGGTTTCGCGATTTTTATCGATCGATTTTTTAAAGTGAACAAACTCAATGGCACATTCTCCTTTTTTGAGGGTGGACCGAACCTGTTTCCAGTCGAGCTTTCTGAGTTTTTCCACGTCCTCAAAGGAACCGGATTGTTTAATCAGATTTCGCTCAAGTTCTTCTGCCCTTGCTTCCATCTCTTTTGTTTCATTCCCCTTTGCCGATGCAGCTGCAATTTTTGTTTTCAATTCCACCAACTGGTTGTAGTATCGGATTAGACTTGTATCCGACCCGTTAAGAATGGTCTGCCGTAAATAAGTACTCGATTTTAAGGACAATCCTTTCGACGTTATCACCATGTTGTACATGGTGTCGGTAAGCAAAGGATATTTTTGGTGATAACGCGTAGTGAAATCGTAATACAGATTATATTCCTTTTCGAGCGACATAAAAAATTCTTCACGCTCCTTTTCCGATAAGGTAAAATAACTTGTCTCCAATTCTTTATTCAAGGTATTCCGGATTATCGATAAATAATAGAGCGACGAATCCAGCTTTTCGCTTCGCACAAAACCACTGTATAAAGCTCTTGCTGCAAAGCGGGTTTTCTCGGGTGAACCAATTCCCCGTGTTGCATTCATCGATAAGCGTCCATATTCCAAAGCACGTGTCAAACTATCCATTTCAATATAATTCGAGGCGATGTTACCATAATTGGTAATGGTGTTGGGAGTAAATCCTAAATCCAGATATACGTGCAATGCCCGCAAATTATAATCAATGCTTTTTTGATATTCGTGATTGTTATAATACACATTGGCCAAATTGGAAAGGTTGTTTGCTTCATTTCCTTTAAATCCCAATTTCCGGCATAGCACCAAAGCCTGATTGTAATAGTTTTCTGCCTGATCAAAATTATCCAGTAAAAAATAAGCATTGCCGATATTCCCCAACACATACACTTCCGATTCTTCACTCTTCGCTGCCCGGGCATAGGTTAATGCCTTTAATTGATATTCGAGTGCTTTATTATAATTTCCGTTTCCCTGATAAACCAATCCGATATTGGTAAGACTACTGCTGATGTCTTTCGTTTTTTCGAGTTGCTCGTTTAGTTTTAAGGACATCAAATGATACTCGAGCGCAAGCGGAGCATTACCGAGGTATTGATAATCTAAACCCAGATTTCCCAATGGACTCGCCTGACCGGGAAGATTATTTAATTCCTTTTGGATAGCCAGGGCCTGCAAATTATATTTCACGGCAAGTGTATAATTTCCCATCATATTCATCACGATGGCCATGTTCCCTAAATTATTGGCAATACCAATGCGGTTATTGATCGATTCACTCAGTTGAAGCGCCTGTTCCGTAAACTGACGGCACAATTCAAGATTTCCAAGTTTGCGGTGAATGATACCGAGATTCCCTAAGTGACGTAATTGACCCGAAACATTATTGATGGAGCGATCCATCTCCAATGCCTTTTCATACGTTTGAATGGCCTTCTGAAAATCGCCCAGGCCATCTTCTGCCAAACCAATATTTCCGATTAAAATAGCACTGCGACTAATATCATTTCTTTTGGTAGCAAGCACTAATCCTTCTTCGAACGATGCTTTGGCCAATGAATCTTTTTCAAAATCGAGATAGGCTAATCCAAGGGCATTGCATTGAAAAATAATTCCGACCTCATCATTAATTTCTTTACAAACAGCGAGTGCCAGTTTAAAATTTACAATGGCCTCTGCATATTTTCCCAATGAACGATTTAAATGTCCTTTATCAGCCAAAACACGGGAACGCGTTTTTTTACAGATAAAAGAGCTGCAATCATTCAACAAGTCCAGCGCCTGATTATAGTTTTGAAATGCATTTTCTGTCTGGAAAACGCTAGCATACAAATAACCTCTGCGATACACCGCACGCGCCATTCCGATTTTCCATTTCGACTTCTGTGCAATTTCAAAAGCACGGTTAGAGCAATAGAGCGCCGTATCGGGCATGCTCCGGGTCAATTGATTGCATAAATCGATATACGCATTTACGGCCAGCGTATCATTGGCGAACGATGGTTTTTTCAGGTTGGAATAATCCTTTACGATAGAAAATAAGGAATCGGTATACTGACTTTGTCCCTTACTACCTGAAAAAATAATAAGGAAGAAAATGGATAAAATAAATCGATAATTCATCATATAAATTGCGTTGTTATAAGCGCTTAATAAAGTAATACAAATGCCGCCCAGAAATAGGGATCGTATTTCTGTTGCATTTTATGTTGTGTTTTATTGAAGGCATCCTGGATGTTTTTACTCTTGAGCAAATTCGCATAAAACAACTCCATGAACTCTGCCGTTTCTTTATCCGGGACTTCCCATAAACTTAACATCATGTACTGAACGCCTGCCATTTTAAACGCACGTTGCAATCCATACACACCATCTTTTCCGCGTATATCACCTAAGCCGGTTTCGCAGGCCGACAATACCACCAATTGCGCTTTTCGCAAATCGAGTGAAGAAATTTCAAGCGCGGTTAACACCCCATCCTCTTCACCCGGAGCTAGTTCTTCCTGCCACACTTTATTGGCACCGGCTAATACAATGCCCGAACGCATCAGTGGATTTGCATTCAACATAAATTTAAACTCCGCATTCGCTTTGGCTCCGCGAAAAGAAAGATCTTCTTGCACTTCCGTTTCTGCCTTTTGCTCTGCATAATACATGGCCGGATCCGGAAAGAAAAATCCATGAGTGGCCAAATGGATAAGGGAGGATTGTGTCGATAAGGATTTAAATACGGATTCATCGGCCCGGGTGGAATCGTAATAATCTACCGGAAACTTTTTACTGCGAAAAATACGGGTCAACGATTCCGCTTCTGCTTTAGTTCCGGGTAAGTAATTCCACACGGCATTAGAAGATGTACTCATTCCGTAATCAATTCCACCATATAGCAAGGCCTTTCCTTTACTTAAGGATGGATCTGCATGTTGTTTAATGGTGGTTGTATTGGAAACGCAGCGTAATTGGTATTTTTTAGACAACCAGATTCCAGATGGATCACGCAAAGCGGCGAATGAAACTTTATGGAGGAGTCCTTCCGGAGAATAAAAAATGGTTTGCGAATGATGCAAATGCTGTTCAAGTGGTTTCCAGATTAAATCATACAATGCATTTGTTCCTGATCGTTGAGTTCCATATACCCCTTTAACCCGATCGAAATCTGCACCTCCAGTATTTAATGCCTCCATCAATTGTTGTTCATTGCAGAGTTGAACCATTTCCGGAAATTTTGCATCGTGCCGAATGATCAGCGCCATATACTGATCCTGCTCCTGGTCCAGATAACGGTCCCGGTAACTCATAAATTCAATCGCCACTTCACCGGGTGATAAGCGTTTTTGAACCTGTTGCCATTGGTATTGATCGCGATTATCAAATTCCATAAATGCTGCTGATAGTTGAACCAATTCCTTCTCGAGTTGATTCACTTCTTCTTCGGCTTTAGCCGTGTTTTCATTGTTGTTGTATTGTTCCGCCATGGCACTTCGTTTATCCAGCCATTGCGCATATTTTAGTTTTAATGTATCGTTATCCGAGCTGTTAATGGCATGCGATAATGCACTGGTGCTTCGCAGCATCATTCCTTTATTTCGCGTTAAGGCCGAATAAACGCGTCCGATCAATTGTGGTTCTTGTTCCTTGCGAAAAAAAGCGTAGGAATAGAGACTGGCGTATTCGGGAAACATCATCGAAAACAACATTTCTTTTTCCTTTTCCGATAAAATAGGAAAATTAATTTCCAGCATTTTATCGTTAATGGAAATGGCATCGCTTAAATACGAATTAGCTTTTTCCCAATCTCCCTTCTGCCGGTAAATATGATAACAGGTTTCCGAAGCATCACGAATGGCAATGGGTGCTTTCAGTTCTTTGGCAATTTCAAGCGATTTTAAATTCCATTCGAGCGATTTATCGTATTCGCCCATTTTAAAATATACAACGGCCAGACTATTATACACCGAAGCCAAATGGGTTTTATCTTTTTCATTTCTGCGCAAACTCAAACATTTCTCATAATAAGCCAGCGATGAAGCAAAATCTCCGCGGCTGTCGGCTATCATTCCCAAGTTACGGTAAGCACTTGATTGCGCGTTTTCATCCTTCAACTCGATAAATAATTCCAACGCTTTTGAATTGCTCGTAAATGCTTCGTCCCATTTTTTCTGATAGATATAACATGCGCCCATGTTGATATGTCCGTTAGCAATAGCCATTTTCTGACGTGGAGTGGATTTATCGCCCAGTTCTTTTTTTAATTGTTCGGTATACTTCATGCTCTCCCGGTAACATTTCAGGGCTTGCTCATAATCGCCCATGTTGCGGTAAATATTTCCTTTATTGCCAACTGCCGACGATTTTCCGGCAATGCCGCGAATGCGGGAAAGGGAATCGCTGGAGTTTTCGAGTTGACTATGCACTTTAAAACAATAATCCTGCAACTCAAGCGCGCGCGGATAATTTCCTAAAATTTTCATCGCCACCGCCTGAATGGAATAACCGTTCGCTTCCTGAAAGAGTTTGTTGTGTTGCTTAGCCAGCACGGCTAATTCTCCGCCATAATAATAAGCGCTGTCGGGTTTATAATACATGTAAACATCCCAGGCTAGGACATCATAAGTTACAAGACGATCATCCACTGCTATGGCATCATTGTGTACAATGCGCAATAAAGAATCGACCGACTGACTTTTACCAATCGTTGCACTACAACAATTGAAAATAAACGCAAGAAGAATTGCCTTCGAAAAATTCCACATAGAGAGATCCCTGGTTTGGGTCCTCTAGTTTACGGTTTTTATTAGAGATTATTTGATTTCCCTGTTTATGAGAATCTGATATTTTGGGGTGTAAAACGCTGTTTTTTCAACGAAATGAGGTGGTTTTTCTAATTCTAATATTTAATTCATTAGTACTGTGGTTAATTCTTGCATGTAGAATAGGTTGTCAATCTGCTCAAGCAACGCTTTTGTTCTACCCTTTATGAACAAATTGAAACTATTCTTCTTTAAAATTTCAATCATCTCTTTTGAAATATAGTACGTTTGCATTATTTCTATTTAACCATCTTTTTATATTCATCTTCGTGTACTAAAATGTATTTACTTGAATTCTATGCATTGATACAGTTGTTTGTCTAATCGTTTGCGGGCAAATATTCTCAACGTTATTGATGATTTTCTTTCTTATTAAAAATACTCAATAAATTTAGGGTGTTATCTTTTTATATTTTAGTTAGCTTATCATTGAAGTTTGTAGCTTCAGTGAAAACAATGTAGTCTTTATCTATTGCTTTGTCGTCTGCGAAACGAATAAGATCCTCGACTTTTATTTCTTTGTTTCACAGACTAATCTTTATACACCCTTATTTTTCATTTTTCCAGCCTATTTATCAATAATTTAAGCCGTTCACATGTTTTTGATATTCAATGATTTGTGGCAGTTTTTGTCTAAATTACGTCTAGAATTCTAGCTAGATTACGTCTACAGTTCATTATACTATCTCTCTTATTTCCATAAAGATAAACGATATAAAACC
This Flavobacteriales bacterium DNA region includes the following protein-coding sequences:
- a CDS encoding CHAT domain-containing protein, whose protein sequence is MMNYRFILSIFFLIIFSGSKGQSQYTDSLFSIVKDYSNLKKPSFANDTLAVNAYIDLCNQLTRSMPDTALYCSNRAFEIAQKSKWKIGMARAVYRRGYLYASVFQTENAFQNYNQALDLLNDCSSFICKKTRSRVLADKGHLNRSLGKYAEAIVNFKLALAVCKEINDEVGIIFQCNALGLAYLDFEKDSLAKASFEEGLVLATKRNDISRSAILIGNIGLAEDGLGDFQKAIQTYEKALEMDRSINNVSGQLRHLGNLGIIHRKLGNLELCRQFTEQALQLSESINNRIGIANNLGNMAIVMNMMGNYTLAVKYNLQALAIQKELNNLPGQASPLGNLGLDYQYLGNAPLALEYHLMSLKLNEQLEKTKDISSSLTNIGLVYQGNGNYNKALEYQLKALTYARAAKSEESEVYVLGNIGNAYFLLDNFDQAENYYNQALVLCRKLGFKGNEANNLSNLANVYYNNHEYQKSIDYNLRALHVYLDLGFTPNTITNYGNIASNYIEMDSLTRALEYGRLSMNATRGIGSPEKTRFAARALYSGFVRSEKLDSSLYYLSIIRNTLNKELETSYFTLSEKEREEFFMSLEKEYNLYYDFTTRYHQKYPLLTDTMYNMVITSKGLSLKSSTYLRQTILNGSDTSLIRYYNQLVELKTKIAAASAKGNETKEMEARAEELERNLIKQSGSFEDVEKLRKLDWKQVRSTLKKGECAIEFVHFKKSIDKNRETIYVALLIRPESIHPELISLCTEDDLKSILGVYPGNNLNYVNSVYGKRNETKTELYDKIWRPLEKSLKGVKKIYYSPSGLLHKVSFSSIAQSQNVYLCDLYQMHQLSSSGKLVNRTLPEYDQHESMFIVGGVEFNANDKEHEIWKYLPGTQKETADIAAVLKKNKRNYLYFSSKEATEENLKLNISNSSFIHISTHGFFYPDPDLVKKEVIESAIEIDSTIVFRGQSSYAGLSFVSNKNPLMRSGIVLAGANDVWSRDPFAEGEDGVLTALEVSNLDLRKTKLVVLSACETALGDIKTSEGVFGLQRAFKMAGAQFLLMSLWQVPDKETAEFMSEFYTQLIRSNDIRKAFDVTQKKMRLKYDPYYWSAFVLLE
- the rpoN gene encoding RNA polymerase factor sigma-54, coding for MLKQSLQQKLLQKLSPQQIQLMKLLQVPTAELEQRIKEEVEINPALEEGASDDEKERDDDFSENDEYGDDDESRNDFDINDYLDDDMPSYKTQANNRGADDDDDKFMPISSGDSFQEVLISQVSLRLLNEKQKQIATYIIGNLDDSGYLRRETENIVDDLAFSLNISSTQEEVEKILAVIQELDPPGIGARTLQECLLLQLHRKEIDSLAVENAIDILHECFDEFTRKHYDKIQKKLNLDDEQLKAAIDEIIHLNPKPGNSAKDSSKGNVQAIIPDFLLNEENGKLELTLNSRNAPQLRISKDYEEMLRAYAENKNDKKNKDAVQFVRQRIDAAKWFIDAIRQRQQTLLMVMNAIMEYQKEYFLSGDETQLRPMILKDIADMVGMDISTVSRVANSKYVQTHFGTFLLKTFFSESLSTDSGEEVSTREVKKILEESIGGENKRKPLTDDELAALLKEKGYNIARRTVAKYREQLNIPVARLRKEL
- a CDS encoding CHAT domain-containing protein gives rise to the protein MWNFSKAILLAFIFNCCSATIGKSQSVDSLLRIVHNDAIAVDDRLVTYDVLAWDVYMYYKPDSAYYYGGELAVLAKQHNKLFQEANGYSIQAVAMKILGNYPRALELQDYCFKVHSQLENSSDSLSRIRGIAGKSSAVGNKGNIYRNMGDYEQALKCYRESMKYTEQLKKELGDKSTPRQKMAIANGHINMGACYIYQKKWDEAFTSNSKALELFIELKDENAQSSAYRNLGMIADSRGDFASSLAYYEKCLSLRRNEKDKTHLASVYNSLAVVYFKMGEYDKSLEWNLKSLEIAKELKAPIAIRDASETCYHIYRQKGDWEKANSYLSDAISINDKMLEINFPILSEKEKEMLFSMMFPEYASLYSYAFFRKEQEPQLIGRVYSALTRNKGMMLRSTSALSHAINSSDNDTLKLKYAQWLDKRSAMAEQYNNNENTAKAEEEVNQLEKELVQLSAAFMEFDNRDQYQWQQVQKRLSPGEVAIEFMSYRDRYLDQEQDQYMALIIRHDAKFPEMVQLCNEQQLMEALNTGGADFDRVKGVYGTQRSGTNALYDLIWKPLEQHLHHSQTIFYSPEGLLHKVSFAALRDPSGIWLSKKYQLRCVSNTTTIKQHADPSLSKGKALLYGGIDYGMSTSSNAVWNYLPGTKAEAESLTRIFRSKKFPVDYYDSTRADESVFKSLSTQSSLIHLATHGFFFPDPAMYYAEQKAETEVQEDLSFRGAKANAEFKFMLNANPLMRSGIVLAGANKVWQEELAPGEEDGVLTALEISSLDLRKAQLVVLSACETGLGDIRGKDGVYGLQRAFKMAGVQYMMLSLWEVPDKETAEFMELFYANLLKSKNIQDAFNKTQHKMQQKYDPYFWAAFVLLY